The window TCCACTGGTCGGGCGGCGCCTTTGGCTACTTCTCGTCCTATTCGCTCGGCAACATCTATGCGGCACAGCTGGAGAACACGCTGCGCCAAGAGATTCCGAACTACCGCGAGCAGGTGGCAGCCGGCGACGTGACGCAGGTGCTGGCGTGGCTGAATGAAAAAGTATACAAGCACGGCAAGCTGCTGACCCCGGGCCAGATCATGACGCAAGCGACCGGAGAGGAGATCAACTCCGAATATTTGGTCGCTTATCTTGAAGAAAAATTCAAGGATATTTACGGGATTTAATTCCTGAAAGGTTTGACACTCTTGACAAAGAGTGGTACACTGGTATTGTCTCAAAAAGCACCATTATTGATTCCGGAATTTGCGTTGCTCAATGGTGAGTCGGTGCATTTTGAATCGGGCGAAATGGTAGCTAATATTTCGTCTTTTACGGACGTATCAGGAGGTTTTTCACATGCAACAAGGTACTGTTAAGTGGTTCAACGCAGAAAAGGGTTACGGCTTCATCACTGTTGAAGGCGGCGACGATGTGTTCGTACACTTCTCCGCAATCCAAGAAGATGGCTTCAAGACCCTCGAAGAAGGTCAACGCGTTACTTTCGAAATCGTAGAAGGCAACCGCGGTCCGCAAGCAGCTAACGTTTCCAAGGCGTAAGCTTGCGTCAATGCTAAATACAAACCAGCGTTCCATCCGGGACGCTGGTTTTTTGTTGTTGATCGAATCAAAGAGCCGTCTCCGGTGGAGACGGCTCTTTTTGGGTTTAGTGCAGGAGCTGTTTCTGTTCTTTACGGTGTGTGCGCAGGAAGAACAGTTCGTACAGGACCGGGACGATGATCAGGGTGAGCAAGGTCGAGGTCGTGAGGCCGCCGATGACGACGACGGCAAGGCCTTTGGAGATCAGGCTGCCTTCTGCGGTGGTGAAGGCCAGCGGCAGCAGGGCGCAGATCGTGGCAAAGGCGGTCATCAGGATCGGACGCAGGCGGGTCTTGCCGCCTTCGATCAAGGAGTCGCGGATCGTCAGGCCGCGGTCGCGGTTCTGCACCACACGGTCGACGAGGACGATCGCATTGGTGACGACGATCCCGATCAGCATCAGGATCCCGATCATCGCGGAGACGGACAACGGCTCGTTCAGCAGGTACAGACCGATGAACGCGCCGGTCGGCACGAACAGGAGCGAGGACAGGATGATGAACGGAATCCGCGCCTGGCCGAACGTAAACAGCATGACGAGGTAGACGAGGCCGACGGCGATGCCCATCGCAATGCCGAGCTCTTGGAACGTTTTGACCGTATCATCGGTGCCGCCGCCCGCTTCCAGTGAGACGCCGTTTGGCAGGTCGAGCTGGCCGACTTCCGTTTTGACTTCCGAGGCGGTCTGCTGGACGTTGGATGCGTTGACGATCCCGGAGACGCGGGCGAACACTTTGCCGTCCAGCTTTTGGATCGAGGTGACGCTTTCGACTTCCTGGATGTCGGCGATCGTTTTTAGCTGCACCGGGCCTTTGGTGCCGAAGACGGTCAGGTCTTCCAGTTCGCTTTTCGAAGCGAGCGGCTTGTCGTAGGTCAGTTGCACGCTGCGCTCTTCGCCATCCAGCTCCAAGGTGCCGACGGAGACGGGACGGGTGCGGTCGGCGGTGATGCCGAGCACAGTATAGGCGGACACGCCGTACTCGCTCGCCTTGTCCGGCTTGATCTTGACGACCCATTGGCGCTGTTTTTCTTTCATGTTGTTGCTGATGTATTTGAGATCGGTGCGTTGTTTCAGCAGATCTTCCACCTGTTTCGAAGCGGTCATCAAGGCGTCGAGGTCGGTGGAGTAGAGATCGATGTCGAGGTTGTTGTTGGTCGGCGGACCGCCGGTGGACATCTCTTGGACGGAGACGACCGTCTTGTCGGAGATGGCTTTGGCGATGTCGCTGATGCTGGCTTCGATCTGTTTGACTTCATCGGCGGTGTTGGCCGTTTCGTCGAGCATGATCATATAGGACGCGGCGTTTTCTTTTTTCAGGCCGGTCATGTAGTCGCGGGAGCCGATGCCGACGAAGACGTCTTGGACGGCCGGGCGGGTTTTCAGCATCTCTTCGATCTTCAGCGATGCTTCGTTCGTTTTCTCCAGCACGGTCGAAGCCGGGAGGGTGACGGTGGCGGAGACGATCTTGACTTTTTCGTTTGGCAGGAAGACGAAGCCGAGCTGGCTGGTCAGGCCAAGCGATCCGAGCAAGAGCGGGATGCAGATGGCAAAGACGACCCACTTTTTACGGAGGGAGAAGCGCAGCACACGCTCGTAGAAGCGCTGCAGGCGGCCATCTTTTTCCTCATGGGTGACCTTCGAGAACGAGAAGCGGGCCAGGAGCGGCGTCAAGGTGATCGAGACGACGAGCGAGGCGAGCAGCGCGTAGACGATGGTCAGGGCAAAAGGCAGGAAAAATTCACCGGTGGCGCCGCCGACAAAGCCGAGCGGCAGGAAGACGACCACCGTGGTCAAGGTAGAAGAGGTGATCGCTTTGAGCATCTCTTTGGTGGCGGAGATGGTCAGTTCCGTTTTGTCGAGGCTGTCTTTGTTATTTTTCATGCGGCGGAAGATGTTTTCGATGACGACGATCGAGTCGTCGACGACGCGTCCGACGGCGACCGCCATGCCGCCGAGGGTCATGATGTTCAGCGTGATGTTCGACTGGGCGAGGAAGATCGTCGAGACGACGAGCGACAGCGGGATCGACAGCACGGCGATGATCGTCGCACGCAGGTTGCGCAGGAAGAGCAGCACGGCAAGGGAAGCGAAGAGGGCGCCGAGCAAGCCTTCTTTGATCAGGGAGTTGACCGACTGTTCGATGCCTTCAGACTGGTCGAAGATGATGTCGTAGGCGACCTTGTCGCTGTAGCTGCTGAGGACTTCGCGCGCTTGTTCGGCGATTTCGACGGTGTTGGCGTCCTGCTTCTTGGTGACGGTGAGCGCGATGCTCTCTTGGTCATTGAAGCGGGTGATCTCCGGCTGGGCCGTGATTGTGCGGATCTTCGCGATGTCGGACAGCTTGAGCGGTTGCGGTGCAGCGCCCGGGCCGTTGCCCGGAGCATCAGATGCGGAGCCGCCTTGGGCGGGGGAACCTGTGGTGCCTTGGTTCGCGCCGGATGTGCTTGGGACGTTCAGTTGGAGACTTTTCAGGTCGTTGACAGTGGCGAGCTCTTCGGTGATGCGGATCGGGATCAGGACGGAATCGTCGGTCACCGATCCGGCCGGCATCGAGACGAATTTGCCTTTGATCTGCTCTTGGATCGACTGCAGGCTTAAGCCGTGCTTGGCGGCCTCCGCCTGGTTGACTTCGATCTCGACGAGCTCCTCGGACGTGCCGCCGACGGCGACGGAGGAGACGCCGGGGATCTTTTCGAGGGCCGGCTTCACTTCGTCGACGAGCAGACCTTGCACATCCTGGCCGTCTTTGGCGAAGGCGACCGCGCTGAGGATCGGGAAGGTGCCGAAGGAGAAGCGCTGCACGCTCGGTTCCACATTCGCGGGCAAGGGGGCTTCGCGCAGCAGGTCCTGCACCTTTTGCTCGACATCATCCATGTTCGTGCCGACCGGGAACGTCAGCTGGATCAGAGATGCGCTTTCGAACGACTGCGAGGTCATCTTGTCGAGGGAGTCCAGTTTCTTAAACTGTTCCTCCAGTTTTGACGTCACTTGGGCATTCACGTCATCCGGAGACGCCCCCGGATAAAACGCTTGAATCGACAGCTGGGGAAACTCAATGTTCGGCAGCAGGTCGACTTTTAATGTCTGAAACGCATACGTCCCGCCAAAGATCAGCAGGAACGCAAGAATGAAGATGGCGACTGGGTTTTTCAATGAGACCCGCGTCAAGAAGTTCATTCCAACTCTTCCTCTCCGTAACAATTTAATATGTACATTCTCACATAAGACGGTTTCATCATATCATCGCCTTCATGATGAAGCAATAAGATTGTGTATAGGTTTTGTATAGTTAAACGATCTTGTCAGTCGCCCAGTTAGAAGTCGATGGGCTCATAAGTGCGAGTTTGCGATCGGGGTTTTTCGACGATTGGCGGAGAAGGAGACAAGTTAGGCGGGATTTTGTCATAGGCTTTTCTTGAGAGTTGTGGATTATCGGGGAGGTCTGTGCCGTGCAAGAGCTGCTGCTCGCTTTGGAAATCTTGTTGATCTCCGCCATACTGTCGGTGGACAACGCTTTGGTGATCGGTTTGGCGACGCGCACTCTGCCAAACGGGATTCGTCAGCGGGCGATCTATTGGGGGACATTTGGCGCGGTGGCGCTGCGCCTCGTGCTGTCGGCGCTGGCGCTCTATCTGATCAACCTGCCGTACATCAAGCTGGTTGGCGGTCTGTTCCTCTTGTACATCGCGTATAAAATGCTCGGGGAGGAGCACTTGGAAGCAGGGGATATGCGCAGTTCGCGCGGCATCTGGAAAGCGGTGCAGATGATCGTCATCGCCGACCTGATGGTGTCGATCGACAACGTGCTCGCCGTCGTCGCGATCGCCGACGGGAACTGGTGGCTGGTCGCGCTGGGGATTCTCGTCTCGATTCCCTGCATCTTGTGGGGCAGCCGCCTGATCTCGCACCTGCTGCACAAGTACCCGATTCTCTTGTTCCTCGGCATCGCGGTGCTGTCTTGGACGGGGGCGGCGATGATTCTGGAGGAGAAGGCGGTCGCGCTGTACCTCACACCGCTCGCCATCCCCAACGGCGCGTTTTACGGCGTGACGATGGCGGCGACCGGCATGGCCTGGCTGACCAAAAAGCGGACGTCCTCCTGAGAGGACGTCCGCTTGTTATGTGCCGGACAGAGAAAAATGGAACTGCTTGCAGTCCGCCTGCTCCTGCGGGCAAACGTCAAACTCCACCTCTTCGGTCTGCTGCACTTCGAAGCTGAACGGAATCTGCATCGCCTCTCCTGGCTGAACGAGGATCGGCTCAGCAAAGGGACTGCGGATCGGCTGCAACTTGTGAAAGGTGACGCTGACCGTCTCCGGCTGCTTGCGGTTGTTGACGAGGCGCAGCTCATAGGTGTAGATCATCTTGTGCCCGGCGTTGACCCGGGCGATCGTGCCGAGGTTGATCTCCAGCCCCGAAGTGAAAAAGACGGACAGCACGGTCGCGCTGCCGAGCAGCAGCAGCAGGGCGGCGGTGACGATTTTGCCGAGCGTCGTCGTGCGCTCGGGGCGGATCAGGTGTTGGAGATGACCGTACGGGCAGACGTTGCTGCAGAACTTGTGCCGCAAGCGCAGCAAGAGCGCACCGATGAACAGGCACAAGAAGAGGAAAAAGATCAGGATCATCCCCGACGTGCCCTGTGTGATCGCCGACCAGACCTGGCGCGGATCGACGAAGTAGGCGATCAGGGTAAAGGCGACCAACGGCGTGAGCAGAATCGCCAGCGGCAGGTCGAGCTTGTAGCGCTGCAAGGCGCGCAGGAACTTGGACATCGTGTTGTGCGGGCACAGGTGTGAGCAGAACAGGCGCGGCTTGAAAAACGACAGCCCGAGCACGAGAAAGACCAGCCAGAGCACCGTCAAAAGTAGCGGCATCGCCTGCGAAAAAGGCAGCCGGCGGGTGAACCAATAGTAATGGCCGCCTGGAATGTCGATGCGGAAGAGATCGAAATACGGAACGATAAAAAAGAGCAGCAGGATGATCACTTGCAGCCATTTGCGCATGAAAGCACGCTCCTTCCTCTCTGGCTAACGTGCGCCAAATTGGAAACGCTAATGCATGGGGGTGATCAAATGATCAGAGACCGCATCATCGTGGAAGATGATCAAGGCGCACAGCTGGAGTTTGGCATCGAAGGGATGTTTGAGATGGACGACCGGAACTACGTGCTCCTGACCAACGAAGAGGACACGATCCTCATGCAGGTCGTGGGCGAAGGGGACGCGCAGGAATTGGTCGGCATCGATGACCCGGAGGAAGCGCAGTCCCTGCTCGACGCGTACCAGATCGCGGTGGACGCGGCGCCGGCCGAAGGGGAAACCGAATTCCAGTAAGCATCACCCAAAGAAAAAGCCGTTCGGGCCGCGTGCCGAACGGCTTTTGCTGTCGTCATGTTGCATGCTCATTTTTTCAATGTCGGCAGGAAGCGCTCACGGCCGCCCATCGCTTCGGCATAGGCGGTGACTTCGATCAGCGCCTGCTCTTCGGCGCGGATGCGCACGCGCAGCACCAGCGCGTTCAAGGCGGTGAACAAGAGCGCCGTCAGCCAGGCGCCAAACGCCAGCGGCAACGTGAACAGCTCCAGCGCCACCACCACATAATTCGGATGGCGCATAAAGCGGTACGGCCCGCCGGTGACCGGTGCGCTGCCAGGCAGCACATAGATCCGCGTGTTCCAAAACTTCCCGAGCGACAAGAGCACCCACACGCGCAAGCCCTGCGCTACACAAAACAAGGCGAACGGCGCACCGTAAGGAGTCATCGACTCATGGCCCCGTACGAACACCTCGAGGAACAGCGCAGCAAAAAAAGCGGCGTGCAGGAGCACGATGTACTTGTAATGCGCACCGCCCACTTCAAAGCCGCCGAGCTTCACCATGTGCCGCCCATTGCGTTTGGCGATGAGGAGCTCGAACAGGCGCTGCATGATCACAAAAGCAAACACGATAGAAAACCAAGTCACCATCAGGCAGACACCTCCTCACATGCATAGCGGCTCTCCTCACATAGCGATCCAGTTCCGCACTGAAGCTGTCCATACAGATCAGCATGTAGCGCAAAGCGTCAGACGCAATTCCCGATCCTGCCCATACAGACAAAACGTAGCCCGCAGCGCCTGACACAGTCCGCGCTACCAGCGCAACAGCACCTGCTCCGACGAGAAGCCCGGTCCGAGAGCGAAGAGCAGGCCGTGCTCGCCGGCATGGTGAGGGTCTTGCAGTTCGCGTGCGAGGACGAACAGCACGGTGCAGGACGACATGTTGCCGTGCGTACGCAGGACGTCGCGGGCGTGGCGGAGCGCGTCAGGGGGCAAATCGAGCGCTTCGTCGTACGCTTTCAGCACTTTCATGCCGCCAGGGTGAGCGATATAGTGCCGGACGTCTTGGAGCGCGAGACCCTCGTTTTCCAGGAAGGCTGCGGTGACCGGGCGAATCTTCGTTTCTACGATCGTCGGGATGTCTTTTGAGAAGATCACTTTCAGACCGTCCGTTCGCACATCCCAGCCCATCACATCGAGCGTATCCGGCCAGATCGTCGAACGCGTGGCCAGCACCTCCGGCCCTTGTGCTTCCGACCGTGCGGCTGCCTCATCGCCGGAGATCAGCACTGCGGCCGCACCGTCTGCAAACAGCGATGTGGCGATCAGGTTGCTTTTCGACCGGTCGCCGTTTAAAAAGGTAAGCCCGCACAGCTCTGCAGCGATCACCAGCACGTGGCTCTCCGGGTGTGCTTTCGCCAGATCGAAGCCGCGGGCCAACCCTGAAGCACCGCCTGCGCAGCCCAGTCCCCAGACCGGCAGGCGCTTGATATCGCTGCGCAGCCCCAG of the Tumebacillus sp. BK434 genome contains:
- a CDS encoding cold-shock protein, which codes for MQQGTVKWFNAEKGYGFITVEGGDDVFVHFSAIQEDGFKTLEEGQRVTFEIVEGNRGPQAANVSKA
- a CDS encoding efflux RND transporter permease subunit — its product is MNFLTRVSLKNPVAIFILAFLLIFGGTYAFQTLKVDLLPNIEFPQLSIQAFYPGASPDDVNAQVTSKLEEQFKKLDSLDKMTSQSFESASLIQLTFPVGTNMDDVEQKVQDLLREAPLPANVEPSVQRFSFGTFPILSAVAFAKDGQDVQGLLVDEVKPALEKIPGVSSVAVGGTSEELVEIEVNQAEAAKHGLSLQSIQEQIKGKFVSMPAGSVTDDSVLIPIRITEELATVNDLKSLQLNVPSTSGANQGTTGSPAQGGSASDAPGNGPGAAPQPLKLSDIAKIRTITAQPEITRFNDQESIALTVTKKQDANTVEIAEQAREVLSSYSDKVAYDIIFDQSEGIEQSVNSLIKEGLLGALFASLAVLLFLRNLRATIIAVLSIPLSLVVSTIFLAQSNITLNIMTLGGMAVAVGRVVDDSIVVIENIFRRMKNNKDSLDKTELTISATKEMLKAITSSTLTTVVVFLPLGFVGGATGEFFLPFALTIVYALLASLVVSITLTPLLARFSFSKVTHEEKDGRLQRFYERVLRFSLRKKWVVFAICIPLLLGSLGLTSQLGFVFLPNEKVKIVSATVTLPASTVLEKTNEASLKIEEMLKTRPAVQDVFVGIGSRDYMTGLKKENAASYMIMLDETANTADEVKQIEASISDIAKAISDKTVVSVQEMSTGGPPTNNNLDIDLYSTDLDALMTASKQVEDLLKQRTDLKYISNNMKEKQRQWVVKIKPDKASEYGVSAYTVLGITADRTRPVSVGTLELDGEERSVQLTYDKPLASKSELEDLTVFGTKGPVQLKTIADIQEVESVTSIQKLDGKVFARVSGIVNASNVQQTASEVKTEVGQLDLPNGVSLEAGGGTDDTVKTFQELGIAMGIAVGLVYLVMLFTFGQARIPFIILSSLLFVPTGAFIGLYLLNEPLSVSAMIGILMLIGIVVTNAIVLVDRVVQNRDRGLTIRDSLIEGGKTRLRPILMTAFATICALLPLAFTTAEGSLISKGLAVVVIGGLTTSTLLTLIIVPVLYELFFLRTHRKEQKQLLH
- a CDS encoding TerC family protein, with amino-acid sequence MQELLLALEILLISAILSVDNALVIGLATRTLPNGIRQRAIYWGTFGAVALRLVLSALALYLINLPYIKLVGGLFLLYIAYKMLGEEHLEAGDMRSSRGIWKAVQMIVIADLMVSIDNVLAVVAIADGNWWLVALGILVSIPCILWGSRLISHLLHKYPILLFLGIAVLSWTGAAMILEEKAVALYLTPLAIPNGAFYGVTMAATGMAWLTKKRTSS
- a CDS encoding 4Fe-4S binding protein, with protein sequence MRKWLQVIILLLFFIVPYFDLFRIDIPGGHYYWFTRRLPFSQAMPLLLTVLWLVFLVLGLSFFKPRLFCSHLCPHNTMSKFLRALQRYKLDLPLAILLTPLVAFTLIAYFVDPRQVWSAITQGTSGMILIFFLFLCLFIGALLLRLRHKFCSNVCPYGHLQHLIRPERTTTLGKIVTAALLLLLGSATVLSVFFTSGLEINLGTIARVNAGHKMIYTYELRLVNNRKQPETVSVTFHKLQPIRSPFAEPILVQPGEAMQIPFSFEVQQTEEVEFDVCPQEQADCKQFHFSLSGT
- a CDS encoding DUF1292 domain-containing protein: MIRDRIIVEDDQGAQLEFGIEGMFEMDDRNYVLLTNEEDTILMQVVGEGDAQELVGIDDPEEAQSLLDAYQIAVDAAPAEGETEFQ
- a CDS encoding isoprenylcysteine carboxylmethyltransferase family protein, with translation MVTWFSIVFAFVIMQRLFELLIAKRNGRHMVKLGGFEVGGAHYKYIVLLHAAFFAALFLEVFVRGHESMTPYGAPFALFCVAQGLRVWVLLSLGKFWNTRIYVLPGSAPVTGGPYRFMRHPNYVVVALELFTLPLAFGAWLTALLFTALNALVLRVRIRAEEQALIEVTAYAEAMGGRERFLPTLKK
- a CDS encoding 3-oxoacyl-[acyl-carrier-protein] synthase III C-terminal domain-containing protein, encoding MPVIRSVGTAVPEHIITQEQTRDFARNLFAESFRDIDRLLAVFESAQVEQRHFCTPLEWFATAPSWEEKNRLYLQHAVRLSCDAAAACLEKAGLAPHDVDAVVFVSSTGVATPSIDAYLFHELGLRSDIKRLPVWGLGCAGGASGLARGFDLAKAHPESHVLVIAAELCGLTFLNGDRSKSNLIATSLFADGAAAVLISGDEAAARSEAQGPEVLATRSTIWPDTLDVMGWDVRTDGLKVIFSKDIPTIVETKIRPVTAAFLENEGLALQDVRHYIAHPGGMKVLKAYDEALDLPPDALRHARDVLRTHGNMSSCTVLFVLARELQDPHHAGEHGLLFALGPGFSSEQVLLRW